A region of Sugiyamaella lignohabitans strain CBS 10342 chromosome A, complete sequence DNA encodes the following proteins:
- the RPN10 gene encoding proteasome regulatory particle base subunit RPN10 (Non-ATPase base subunit of the 19S RP of the 26S proteasome; N-terminus plays a role in maintaining the structural integrity of the regulatory particle (RP); binds selectively to polyubiquitin chains; homolog of the mammalian S5a protein; GO_component: GO:0000502 - proteasome complex [Evidence IEA]; GO_component: GO:0000502 - proteasome complex [Evidence IMP] [PMID 15242647]; GO_component: GO:0008540 - proteasome regulatory particle, base subcomplex [Evidence IEA]; GO_component: GO:0008540 - proteasome regulatory particle, base subcomplex [Evidence IPI] [PMID 15907469]; GO_component: GO:0008540 - proteasome regulatory particle, base subcomplex [Evidence IDA] [PMID 9741626]; GO_function: GO:0031593 - polyubiquitin binding [Evidence IDA] [PMID 8887631]; GO_function: GO:0005198 - structural molecule activity [Evidence IMP] [PMID 9741626]; GO_process: GO:0006511 - ubiquitin-dependent protein catabolic process [Evidence IEA]; GO_process: GO:0006511 - ubiquitin-dependent protein catabolic process [Evidence IMP] [PMID 15242647]): MTLGGNGPEVKVTLCSEFGKILAGIHDTTVHGTNHLATSIQVAALALKHRQNKIQRQRVVVFVGSPIKEDSKELIKLAKKMKKNNVAVDFVNFGEEAENTEKLESFIEQVNSSDNSHLVTIPPGPHLLSDVLASSPIINEDSVGGGIPGGLGAGSGGAGAGSSSELFEFGVDPSVDPELALALRMSLEDEKARQEKEKEKAAASSSAAATIPEETASEVATAEASSSASAAPAANTEATNASEEAKESEENKPSQMDTSND, from the coding sequence ATGACTTTGGGTGGTAATGGCCCAGAAGTCAAGGTCACTTTGTGCAGTGAGTTTGGTAAGATCTTGGCAGGAATTCACGATACAACAGTCCATGGTACAAACCATTTGGCCACGAGTATAcaagtagcagcattggcattaAAACATCGACAGAACAAGATCCAGCGTCAACGGGTCGTGGTGTTCGTTGGCTCGCCTATCAAAGAAGATAGCAAGGAACTGATTAAACTggcaaagaaaatgaagaagaataatgTTGCTGTGGATTTTGTCAATTTCGGTGAAGAGGCCGAAAACACTGAGAAGTTGGAGTCTTTTATTGAACAAGTCAATTCGAGCGATAACAGCCATTTAGTTACTATTCCTCCTGGGCCCCATCTCTTGTCAGATGTACTTGCCTCTTCTCCAATTATCAATGAAGATAGCGTGGGCGGCGGTATTCCAGGTGGATTGGGTGCAGGAtctggaggtgctggtgccggtTCGAGCTCGGAATTGTTTGAATTTGGTGTTGATCCTAGTGTCGACCCTGAGCTCGCTCTTGCGCTGAGAATGTCTCTTGAAGATGAGAAAGcaagacaagaaaaagagaaagaaaaggctgctgcatcttcgtctgctgctgccactatTCCTGAAGAAACTGCTTCTGAGGTAGCGACCGCTGAAGCGAGCTCCAGtgcatctgctgctcctgctgctaataCAGAAGCAACAAATGCTTCTGAGGAGGCTAAAGAGTCCGAGGAGAATAAGCCAAGCCAGATGGATACTTCCAATGATTAG
- the RRP45 gene encoding exosome non-catalytic core subunit RRP45 (Exosome non-catalytic core component; involved in 3'-5' RNA processing and degradation in both the nucleus and the cytoplasm; has similarity to E. coli RNase PH and to human hRrp45p (PM/SCL-75, EXOSC9); protein abundance increases in response to DNA replication stress; GO_component: GO:0005737 - cytoplasm [Evidence IEA,IEA]; GO_component: GO:0000177 - cytoplasmic exosome (RNase complex) [Evidence IDA] [PMID 10465791]; GO_component: GO:0000177 - cytoplasmic exosome (RNase complex) [Evidence IDA] [PMID 19046973]; GO_component: GO:0000178 - exosome (RNase complex) [Evidence IEA]; GO_component: GO:0000176 - nuclear exosome (RNase complex) [Evidence IDA] [PMID 10465791]; GO_component: GO:0000176 - nuclear exosome (RNase complex) [Evidence IDA] [PMID 19046973]; GO_component: GO:0005730 - nucleolus [Evidence IEA]; GO_component: GO:0005730 - nucleolus [Evidence IDA] [PMID 16541108]; GO_component: GO:0005634 - nucleus [Evidence IEA]; GO_function: GO:0003723 - RNA binding [Evidence IEA]; GO_function: GO:0003674 - molecular_function [Evidence ND]; GO_process: GO:0034473 - U1 snRNA 3'-end processing [Evidence IGI,IMP] [PMID 10508172]; GO_process: GO:0034475 - U4 snRNA 3'-end processing [Evidence IGI,IMP] [PMID 10508172]; GO_process: GO:0034476 - U5 snRNA 3'-end processing [Evidence IGI,IMP] [PMID 10508172]; GO_process: GO:0000467 - exonucleolytic trimming to generate mature 3'-end of 5.8S rRNA from tricistronic rRNA transcript (SSU-rRNA, 5.8S rRNA, LSU-rRNA) [Evidence IMP] [PMID 10465791]; GO_process: GO:0000467 - exonucleolytic trimming to generate mature 3'-end of 5.8S rRNA from tricistronic rRNA transcript (SSU-rRNA, 5.8S rRNA, LSU-rRNA) [Evidence IMP] [PMID 10508172]; GO_process: GO:0070651 - nonfunctional rRNA decay [Evidence IC] [PMID 10465791]; GO_process: GO:0071042 - nuclear polyadenylation-dependent mRNA catabolic process [Evidence IC] [PMID 10465791]; GO_process: GO:0071035 - nuclear polyadenylation-dependent rRNA catabolic process [Evidence IMP] [PMID 10465791]; GO_process: GO:0071038 - nuclear polyadenylation-dependent tRNA catabolic process [Evidence IDA] [PMID 15828860]; GO_process: GO:0071038 - nuclear polyadenylation-dependent tRNA catabolic process [Evidence IDA] [PMID 17643380]; GO_process: GO:0070478 - nuclear-transcribed mRNA catabolic process, 3'-5' exonucleolytic nonsense-mediated decay [Evidence IC] [PMID 10465791]; GO_process: GO:0034427 - nuclear-transcribed mRNA catabolic process, exonucleolytic, 3'-5' [Evidence IC] [PMID 10465791]; GO_process: GO:0070481 - nuclear-transcribed mRNA catabolic process, non-stop decay [Evidence IC] [PMID 10465791]; GO_process: GO:0071051 - polyadenylation-dependent snoRNA 3'-end processing [Evidence IC] [PMID 10465791]; GO_process: GO:0006364 - rRNA processing [Evidence IEA]) gives MPKRKDISLNERQFILSLLKDSQRLDGRAIDQFRKVDLKFGDSLGHAEVQLGKTRLVVRVSAEVSKPYEDRPYEGTFIITTDVSSMASPLFENNRSSDDEMLMTRLIEKAIRRSNALDLESLCIVAGKSCWMIRADVHYLSYDGGLVDASCIGVIAALMHFRRPDTSIDGDQTIIHSVEERVPVPLSILHVPICVTFSFFKVDEVPSSTENPVAAIPGSGQSANGVPTADDSAILVIDATAQEEALRHSELTITINKNRDICQIAKPGGYSVEALTILECANKAYKIATNITDLIYRRLKEDESKRNAGNLVPLTAENER, from the coding sequence ATGCCGAAACGAAAAGACATTTCCCTGAATGAGCGCCAGTTCATATTGAGTCTGCTGAAAGATTCTCAGAGACTGGATGGACGTGCCATTGACCAGTTCCGAAAAGTGGATCTAAAATTTGGCGATAGTCTGGGTCACGCAGAGGTTCAACTGGGTAAAACTCGTTTGGTCGTGCGAGTATCCGCTGAAGTCAGTAAACCATATGAAGACCGTCCTTATGAAGGTACATTTATAATCACAACCGATGTGTCTTCTATGGCATCTCCTCTGTTCGAAAACAACCGGTCatctgatgatgagatGCTCATGACAAGACTTATTGAAAAAGCTATTCGAAGATCCAATGCTCTTGATCTGGAAAGTTTATGtattgttgctggtaaATCCTGCTGGATGATTCGTGCTGATGTTCACTACTTGAGTTATGACGGCGGTTTAGTAGATGCTTCTTGTATTGGAGTCATTGCTGCACTGATGCATTTCCGACGTCCAGATACCTCTATCGATGGAGATCAAACCATCATCCActcagttgaagaaaggGTCCCTGTGCCACTATCTATTTTGCATGTCCCAATCTGTGTCACGTTCTCGTTTTTCAAAGTCGACGAAGTACCATCTTCTACAGAGAACCCTGTAGCCGCTATTCCAGGATCTGGTCAGTCTGCCAATGGCGTACCAACTGCTGATGACAGTGCAATCCTGGTAATCGATGCCActgctcaagaagaagctctcCGTCATTCCGAGCTGACGATtaccatcaacaaaaaccGCGACATTTGCCAGATCGCCAAGCCTGGTGGATACTCTGTTGAAGCGCTGACGATTTTGGAATGTGCCAACAAAGCATACAAGATTGCCACCAACATCACTGACCTGATCTACCGTCGTTTGAAAGAGGACGAATCTAAGCGAAACGCTGGTAATCTCGTGCCTCTCACTGCCGAGAACGAACGTTAG
- the ERG10 gene encoding acetyl-CoA C-acetyltransferase (Acetyl-CoA C-acetyltransferase (acetoacetyl-CoA thiolase); cytosolic enzyme that transfers an acetyl group from one acetyl-CoA molecule to another, forming acetoacetyl-CoA; involved in the first step in mevalonate biosynthesis; GO_component: GO:0005737 - cytoplasm [Evidence IEA,IEA]; GO_component: GO:0005737 - cytoplasm [Evidence IDA] [PMID 5571830]; GO_component: GO:0005634 - nucleus [Evidence IDA] [PMID 14562095]; GO_function: GO:0003985 - acetyl-CoA C-acetyltransferase activity [Evidence IEA]; GO_function: GO:0003985 - acetyl-CoA C-acetyltransferase activity [Evidence IDA] [PMID 7989303]; GO_function: GO:0003824 - catalytic activity [Evidence IEA]; GO_function: GO:0046872 - metal ion binding [Evidence IEA]; GO_function: GO:0016740 - transferase activity [Evidence IEA]; GO_function: GO:0016746 - transferase activity, transferring acyl groups [Evidence IEA]; GO_function: GO:0016747 - transferase activity, transferring acyl groups other than amino-acyl groups [Evidence IEA]; GO_process: GO:0006696 - ergosterol biosynthetic process [Evidence IMP] [PMID 200835]; GO_process: GO:0008152 - metabolic process [Evidence IEA]): MSRPAVYIVAASRTPIGSLLGSLASQTYVDLGAHAVKSALAKVPEIEPSAVEEIVFGNVYSANVGQAPARQVALKAGLSEATVATTINKVCASGLKAVIIGAQTILTGTADIVVAGGAESMSNVPHYLPSGRTGTKFGGATIVDGLQRDGLQDAYDGQAMGMAGEDTAAEHKISREEQDEYAINSYKRAQKAHADGKFKAEISPVELPGARGKPGVTVSVDEEVARLDEGRLKSARPVFKSDGSLTAPNSSPINDGAAAVILVSEQKVKELNLKPIAKILGWGDAAQAPIKFPTSPSLAVPKALKHANVAIEDVDFFEFNEAFSVVGVANSKILQLDPSKVNIYGGAVAIGHPLGASGARILVTLTSVLAQENGKIGVAAICNGGGGASAIVIERV; the protein is encoded by the coding sequence ATGTCTAGACCTGCTGTATATATTGTTGCTGCCTCAAGAACTCCAATTGGAAGTCTCCTTGGATCATTGGCTTCTCAGACTTATGTTGATTTGGGTGCTCATGCTGTGAAGTCAGCTTTGGCTAAGGTCCCTGAGATTGAACCCTCTGCCGTCGAGGAGATCGTTTTCGGTAATGTTTACTCTGCTAATGTCGGTCAAGCTCCTGCTCGTCAAGTTGCTCTCAAGGCTGGTTTGAGTGAGGCTACTGTTGCCACTACTATCAACAAGGTCTGTGCTTCCGGACTCAAGGCTGTTATTATTGGTGCTCAGACCATTCTCACTGgtactgctgatattgtggttgctggtggtgccgAGTCTATGAGTAATGTCCCTCACTATCTTCCCAGTGGTAGAACTGGTACTAagtttggtggtgctacCATTGTTGATGGTCTTCAAAGAGATGGTCTTCAAGATGCTTATGATGGTCAAGCCATGGGTATGGCTGGTGAagatactgctgctgagcaCAAGATTTCTCGTGAGGAGCAAGACGAGTATGCTATTAATTCGTACAAGAGAGCTCAAAAGGCTCATGCTGATGGCAAATTCAAGGCTGAGATCAGCCCTGTTGAGCTTCCTGGTGCTCGTGGTAAGCCCGGTGTGACTGTTTCTGTTGACGAAGAGGTTGCCCGTCTTGATGAAGGCAGACTCAAGTCTGCTAGACCTGTTTTCAAGTCTGATGGTTCTCTTACTGCTCCTAACTCTTCCCCTATCAATGATGGTGCCGCTGCTGTTATCCTTGTTTCTGAACAAAAGGTCAAGGAGTTGAACCTCAAGCCCATTGCCAAGATCCTTGGTTGGGGTGATGCTGCTCAAGCTCCTATTAAGTTCCCCACTTCGCCATCTCTTGCTGTGCCCAAGGCCTTGAAGCATGCTAATGTTGCTATTGAGGACGTTGATTTCTTCGAGTTCAACGAGGCTTTCTCTGTTGTGGGTGTTGCCAACTCCAAGATCCTTCAACTTGATCCTTCCAAGGTTAACATTTACGGTGGTGCCGTTGCCATTGGCCACCCTCTTGGTGCCTCTGGTGCAAGAATCCTTGTAACCTTGACCTCGGTTCTTGCCCAAGAAAACGGAAAAATTGGTGTTGCTGCCATCTGTaacggtggtggtggtgcctcTGCCATTGTCATTGAGAGAGTTTAA
- the TPO1 gene encoding Tpo1p (Polyamine transporter of the major facilitator superfamily; member of the 12-spanner drug:H(+) antiporter DHA1 family; recognizes spermine, putrescine, and spermidine; catalyzes uptake of polyamines at alkaline pH and excretion at acidic pH; during oxidative stress exports spermine, spermidine from the cell, which controls timing of expression of stress-responsive genes; phosphorylation enhances activity and sorting to the plasma membrane; GO_component: GO:0033101 - cellular bud membrane [Evidence IDA] [PMID 13679573]; GO_component: GO:0000329 - fungal-type vacuole membrane [Evidence IMP] [PMID 11171066]; GO_component: GO:0016021 - integral component of membrane [Evidence IEA,IEA]; GO_component: GO:0016021 - integral component of membrane [Evidence ISM] [PMID 12192589]; GO_component: GO:0016020 - membrane [Evidence IEA]; GO_component: GO:0005886 - plasma membrane [Evidence IEA,IEA]; GO_component: GO:0005886 - plasma membrane [Evidence IDA] [PMID 12562762]; GO_component: GO:0005886 - plasma membrane [Evidence IDA,IMP] [PMID 15637075]; GO_function: GO:0015297 - antiporter activity [Evidence IEA]; GO_function: GO:0015606 - spermidine transmembrane transporter activity [Evidence IMP] [PMID 11171066]; GO_function: GO:0015606 - spermidine transmembrane transporter activity [Evidence IDA,IMP] [PMID 15637075]; GO_function: GO:0000297 - spermine transmembrane transporter activity [Evidence IMP] [PMID 11171066]; GO_function: GO:0000297 - spermine transmembrane transporter activity [Evidence IDA,IMP] [PMID 15637075]; GO_function: GO:0000297 - spermine transmembrane transporter activity [Evidence IMP] [PMID 9920864]; GO_process: GO:1902047 - polyamine transmembrane transport [Evidence IMP] [PMID 24136413]; GO_process: GO:0015847 - putrescine transport [Evidence IMP] [PMID 9920864]; GO_process: GO:0015848 - spermidine transport [Evidence IMP] [PMID 11171066]; GO_process: GO:0015848 - spermidine transport [Evidence IDA,IMP] [PMID 15637075]; GO_process: GO:0015848 - spermidine transport [Evidence IMP] [PMID 9920864]; GO_process: GO:0000296 - spermine transport [Evidence IMP] [PMID 11171066]; GO_process: GO:0000296 - spermine transport [Evidence IDA,IMP] [PMID 15637075]; GO_process: GO:0000296 - spermine transport [Evidence IMP] [PMID 9920864]; GO_process: GO:0055085 - transmembrane transport [Evidence IEA]; GO_process: GO:0006810 - transport [Evidence IEA]): MKISEVARVQTEFSDVESGLAYADARGEAENKPGELPGELRVSHSHRDNIFESFSGDHSEENNNTKSEFDVETFSTAPAEVTSESSTAEPTLLTAFERGDPDDPHNYPIWRKVCHSLVLVCMCFITAMSSAMYTPALVDIETKYNISRELALLSTGMVLVGYSFGPIIWSGVNEAFGRWYAWTVGFAIFLLFQIPTGLDPNFQTLLIGRFFQGFFGVSTLVTFGGAMSDVWDYSTRSYAAAAAVFAIFAAPALGPVISSFFIKWVSFGWISWIIIILGGVVLTLDILFIKETFPPVLLRNKAVKLRKEGHNVCAPLEAIPPTLKNLTTKYAIRPFIMLVEDKALGFLCVYAGISYGLLYTVLAALPVTFSTYRKFSFIPTYLPSISLLVGVAMTSTFISATNRNYVRALKMSGAMVLPDQRLKPMMLAAPLLPVGLFIFAWTAPFRHVHWIAPVIGSAIVGFSTSTIFISSISYMIESYKQYATSAFALNAIIRSLVAVLLLLVFSRMVEAMTLQGTFSFFGGVAILIAPGPFILHRNGDKWRKASKWA, from the coding sequence ATGAAGATATCTGAGGTTGCAAGAGTTCAAACTGAATTCAGTGATGTGGAAAGTGGCCTTGCATATGCTGATGCGAGAGGGGAAGCAGAAAACAAGCCGGGAGAACTGCCCGGAGAGTTGAGAGTTAGTCATAGTCATAGAGATAACATTTTCGAGAGTTTCTCTGGTGATCAttcagaagaaaataataatactaaGAGCGAATTTGATGTCGAAACATTCAGTACGGCGCCAGCCGAAGTTACATCAGAGAGTAGTACCGCCGAACCAACTCTATTAACTGCATTTGAGAGAGGCGACCCTGATGACCCTCACAACTATCCGATATGGAGAAAGGTTTGCCATTCTCTGGTACTAGTATGTATGTGTTTTATCACTGCAATGTCTTCTGCTATGTATACTCCAGCATTGGTGGATATTGAgacaaaatataatatctCAAGAGAGCTTGCCCTGTTATCCACTGGTATGGTGCTCGTAGGGTACAGCTTTGGACCGATCATTTGGAGTGGGGTGAATGAAGCGTTTGGAAGATGGTACGCATGGACGGTGGGTTTTGctatttttcttttattccAGATCCCGACTGGACTGGATCCGAATTTCCAGACCCTACTAATAGGACGGTTTTTCCAGGGCTTTTTTGGAGTTAGCACGCTGGTGACATTTGGAGGTGCCATGAGCGATGTATGGGACTACTCCACTAGAAGCTATgcggcagctgctgctgtgttTGCTATAtttgctgctcctgctttggGTCCTGTCATTTCAAGTTTCTTTATTAAATGGGTAAGTTTTGGCTGGATCTCCTGGATAATAATTATTCTGGGTGGTGTGGTCTTGACCCTTGACATACTTTTCATAAAAGAAACATTTCCTCCTGTCTTGTTACGGAACAAGGCTGTGAAACTTCGAAAAGAGGGCCACAATGTCTGTGCTCCACTTGAGGCAATCCCGCCAACTTTAAAAAATTTAACAACAAAATACGCAATTAGACCGTTTATCATGTTAGTAGAAGACAAAGCTCTGGGGTTCCTATGTGTGTATGCCGGAATCTCTTACGGACTCTTATATACAGTGTTAGCAGCCCTTCCTGTTACTTTTTCGACCTACAGGAAATTCTCATTCATTCCAACCTATCTACCTAGTATATCTCTTTTAGTGGGCGTAGCAATGACGTCCACCTTCATAAGTGCCACCAACAGAAACTACGTGCGGGCACTAAAAATGTCTGGTGCAATGGTTCTGCCCGATCAACGACTAAAGCCCATGATGTTGGCTGCTCCACTTCTACCAGTgggtttatttatttttgcatGGACTGCTCCGTTCCGACATGTTCATTGGATCGCACCCGTAATAGGGTCTGCCATTGTAGGCTTCTCGACCTCtactattttcatttccTCCATCTCATATATGATAGAATCCTACAAACAGTATGCAACTTCTGCCTTTGCACTGAATGCTATTATCCGGTCTCTAGTTGCTgttctgttgctgttggttttCTCCCGCATGGTAGAGGCTATGACCCTCCAAGGAaccttctctttctttggGGGCGTGGCGATTCTTATTGCTCCAGGGCCATTCATCTTGCATAGAAATGGAGACAAATGGAGAAAAGCCTCTAAATGGGCATaa